The Benincasa hispida cultivar B227 chromosome 9, ASM972705v1, whole genome shotgun sequence genome has a segment encoding these proteins:
- the LOC120085144 gene encoding protein RICE SALT SENSITIVE 3 translates to MVGSGASDRSKEAVGMMALHEALRSVCLNSDWTYSVFWTIRPRPRVRGGNGCKVGDDNGSLMLMWEDGFCRGRVSECLEEIDGDDPVRKAFSKMSIQLYNYGEGLMGKVASDKCHKWVFKEPTECEPNISNYWQSSFDALPPEWTDQFDSGIQTIAVIQAGHGLLQLGSCKIIPEDLHFVLRMRHTFESLGYQSGFYLTQLFSSNRNSSSSPMASKQSAIPIHPPPNLLNWAQRPIPSAPTSLLPSPNFHTSNRLGFPQSKDETHMFLMPHSSEARMEDVMGDHENDIKWPNGLSLFNALTGRADDAKLLFNPESLGTKPDQTHLPLILEPKNANPNSDPAAMHNMNGGNSNEFLSLDSQSESARKMENKFKRSFTLPARMASSSSSTSLDHHPHQAVEYRNSEQAGMYSDVMETYLE, encoded by the exons ATGGTGGGCTCAGGAGCATCAGACAGGAGCAAAGAAGCTGTAGGGATGATGGCCCTTCATGAGGCCCTCAGAAGCGTCTGTCTCAATTCAGACTGGACTTACTCTGTTTTCTGGACCATTCGCCCTCGTCC AAGAGTCAGGGGAGGAAATGGATGCAAAGTTGGGGATGACAATGGCAGCTT GATGTTAATGTGGGAAGATGGGTTTTGCCGAGGGAGAGTTTCAGAGTGCTTGGAGGAGATTGATGGGGATGATCCTGTTAGAAAAGCCTTCAGCAAGATGTCGATTCAGTTATATAATTATGGAGAAGG GCTGATGGGGAAAGTTGCATCAGATAAGTGCCATAAATGGGTTTTCAAAGAACCTACAGAATGCGAGccaaacatttcaaattactgGCAAAGTTCATTTGATGCT CTTCCTCCTGAGTGGACTGATCAGTTTGATTCAGGAATTCAG ACCATTGCTGTTATTCAAGCTGGACATGGCCTCCTTCAACTTGGTTCTTGCAAAATT ATACCAGAAGATCTGCATTTTGTGCTGAGAAtgaggcatacttttgaatctCTTGGGTATCAATCTGGTTTTTATTTGACTCAACTCTTTTCTTCAAATagaaactcatcctcttccccaATGGCTTCAAAACAATCTGCCATTCCTATCCACCCTCCTCCCAACCTCCTTAATTGGGCACAAAGGCCAATTCCATCTGCTCCAACTTCTCTGCTTCCTTCACCCAATTTCCACACCTCCAATAGGCTCGGTTTCCCACAATCAAAAGACGAGACACACATGTTTCTGATGCCACATTCGTCTGAAGCTCGAATGGAAGACGTGATGGGGGATCATGAGAATGATATCAAATGGCCTAATGGGTTGTCTTTGTTCAATGCCCTAACAGGACGTGCCGATGATGCCAAGCTTTTGTTCAACCCAGAGAGCTTAGGAACCAAACCCGATCAAACTCACCTCCCTCTAATCCTCGAACCGAAGAATGCAAATCCAAACTCAGATCCTGCAGCTATGCACAACATGAATGGAGGTAACTCGAACGAGTTCTTGAGCCTAGACAGCCAATCTGAGAGTGCTAGGAAGATGGAAAATAAGTTCAAGAGAAGCTTTACCTTGCCTGCAAGAATGGCTTCGTCGTCATCTTCGACTTCACTCGACCATCATCCACATCAAGCAGTCGAATATCGAAACTCAGAGCAGGCGGGCATGTACTCGGATGTGATGGAGACATACTTGGAATGA